The following are encoded together in the Acidobacteriota bacterium genome:
- the arfB gene encoding alternative ribosome rescue aminoacyl-tRNA hydrolase ArfB: MDVGVSMIDVGYGVTIDPEDLEFSYSRSSGPGGQHVNKVESRVTLRFDVEASQALTPTQKRRIFRELETRISRAGLLILHCQAHRSRSRNQAILLERFSDLLAAALRPPKRRVKTRPGRAARERRITAKKRKSDVKRTRRKPGLND, translated from the coding sequence ATGGATGTTGGAGTCTCGATGATCGATGTGGGATACGGTGTGACCATCGACCCGGAGGATCTGGAGTTTTCGTACTCACGGAGTTCCGGCCCCGGAGGTCAGCACGTCAACAAGGTGGAGTCTCGGGTGACACTTCGCTTCGACGTGGAGGCATCCCAGGCGCTGACACCGACGCAGAAGCGTCGAATTTTTCGTGAGCTCGAGACCCGTATCAGCCGGGCCGGCCTCCTCATTCTTCACTGTCAGGCCCATCGCAGCCGGAGCCGCAACCAGGCGATCCTGCTGGAGAGGTTTAGCGACCTGCTGGCCGCGGCGCTACGCCCCCCCAAACGACGGGTCAAGACCCGACCGGGACGTGCCGCACGCGAACGACGCATCACCGCGAAGAAACGAAAATCGGACGTCAAGCGCACACGACGCAAACCCGGGCTCAACGACTGA
- a CDS encoding urocanate hydratase, whose amino-acid sequence MGHDHSAESFRNSLFAGIPEELPPLVPQDSTVDHAPARRSVLDPAQKRQALRNALRYFPETQHADLIDEFREELETDGRIYMRRLRPADHEMKARSLDEYPARCRQAAAIMLMIHNNLDAAVAQFPHELVTYGGNGTVFQNWAQYRLAMKYLAEMTDEQTLVLYSGHPLGLFPSHPDAPRVVVTCGMVVPNYSTPEDYERLAALGVTSYGQMTAGSFMYIGPQGIVHGTTITLLNAGRCYLDIDDAEGLAGRVYVTSGLGGMSGAQAKAAVIAGAICVIAEINPRALYKRHEQGWLQEVATDLDEVVRRIEAARSSREPLSLGYLGNVVDLWEHLAKKNVRVDLGSDQTSLHNPYGGGYYPVGFSLEASNRLMRDDPAAFREQVQESLRRHVAAINRMADAGTRFWDYGNAFLLEARRAGADIDAADGRFRYPSYVEDIMGPLCFDFGFGPFRWVCTSGDAEDLRTTDRIAADVLEAMHREAPPEIRGQLADNLRWIREAEGHQMVVGSQARILYADEPGRKRLALAFNDAVREGRLKGPVVLGRDHHDVSGTDSPYRETANIEDGSAWCADMAVQNVIGDAFRGATWVSLHNGGGVGWGEAINGGFGLLADGTSDADRRMKSMMSWDVCNGLARRAWATNANANTAIRRAMETVPGLSVTLPTTVDSSLFDGES is encoded by the coding sequence ATGGGTCACGATCATTCGGCAGAGTCGTTTCGGAACTCGCTCTTCGCGGGGATACCGGAAGAGCTTCCGCCCCTCGTCCCGCAGGACTCGACCGTCGATCATGCTCCCGCACGGCGATCCGTCCTGGACCCCGCGCAGAAGCGGCAGGCCCTGCGCAACGCCCTGCGTTACTTTCCCGAGACGCAACACGCCGACCTGATCGACGAGTTTCGCGAAGAGCTGGAGACGGACGGTCGCATCTACATGCGGCGCCTGCGTCCGGCCGATCACGAGATGAAAGCGCGCTCGCTCGACGAGTATCCGGCGCGCTGCCGGCAGGCCGCCGCCATCATGCTCATGATCCACAACAATCTCGATGCGGCGGTCGCACAGTTTCCGCACGAACTCGTGACCTATGGTGGCAACGGCACCGTATTCCAGAATTGGGCTCAGTACCGACTGGCGATGAAATACCTCGCCGAGATGACGGACGAGCAGACTCTCGTGCTCTACTCCGGGCATCCCCTTGGGCTCTTTCCATCGCATCCGGACGCGCCGCGCGTCGTCGTCACCTGCGGCATGGTCGTGCCGAACTACAGCACGCCCGAGGACTACGAACGTCTCGCGGCTCTCGGGGTGACCTCCTACGGTCAGATGACGGCGGGGAGTTTCATGTACATCGGACCTCAGGGCATCGTCCATGGAACGACCATCACGTTGCTCAACGCGGGTCGGTGCTACCTCGATATCGATGACGCGGAAGGATTGGCAGGACGTGTGTATGTCACGTCCGGGCTCGGCGGAATGAGCGGCGCTCAGGCGAAGGCTGCCGTCATCGCGGGCGCCATCTGCGTGATCGCAGAGATCAACCCACGAGCCTTGTACAAACGGCACGAACAGGGCTGGCTGCAGGAGGTCGCGACCGACCTCGATGAGGTAGTTCGACGTATTGAAGCGGCCAGGTCCTCTCGCGAACCCCTCTCGCTCGGCTATCTGGGAAACGTCGTCGATCTCTGGGAGCACCTCGCGAAGAAGAACGTCCGCGTCGATCTCGGTTCGGATCAGACCTCCCTGCATAACCCCTATGGGGGCGGTTACTACCCGGTCGGGTTCAGTCTCGAGGCGTCGAACCGATTGATGCGGGATGACCCCGCGGCATTCCGAGAGCAGGTCCAGGAGTCCCTCAGGCGCCACGTTGCCGCTATCAACCGGATGGCCGATGCCGGCACCCGATTCTGGGACTACGGCAACGCCTTCCTCCTCGAGGCCCGAAGAGCAGGTGCCGATATCGACGCGGCGGACGGGCGTTTTCGCTATCCGTCCTACGTCGAAGACATCATGGGCCCCCTCTGTTTTGATTTCGGGTTCGGCCCGTTCCGTTGGGTCTGTACCAGCGGGGACGCCGAAGATCTGCGGACGACCGACCGTATCGCGGCCGACGTCCTGGAGGCGATGCATCGCGAGGCCCCTCCGGAGATTCGCGGGCAGCTCGCGGATAACCTCCGCTGGATCCGCGAGGCCGAGGGCCACCAGATGGTCGTGGGCTCCCAGGCGCGCATCCTCTACGCGGACGAGCCGGGTCGGAAGCGCCTGGCGTTGGCGTTCAACGACGCGGTTCGAGAGGGGAGACTCAAGGGTCCGGTCGTGCTGGGACGCGATCATCACGACGTTTCGGGAACCGATTCTCCCTACCGCGAAACCGCCAACATCGAAGATGGAAGTGCCTGGTGCGCGGATATGGCGGTGCAGAACGTGATCGGAGATGCCTTTCGCGGCGCGACGTGGGTCAGCCTCCACAACGGTGGCGGCGTCGGCTGGGGCGAGGCGATCAACGGCGGATTCGGCCTGCTGGCCGACGGGACGAGCGACGCCGACCGGCGGATGAAGAGCATGATGAGTTGGGACGTCTGTAACGGACTCGCGCGGCGTGCATGGGCGACCAACGCCAACGCGAACACGGCCATCCGTCGGGCCATGGAGACGGTTCCGGGGCTCAGCGTGACCTTGCCGACCACGGTCGATTCGTCATTGTTTGACGGCGAATCCTAG
- a CDS encoding SDR family NAD(P)-dependent oxidoreductase, which translates to MNILFLGATGGMGQVLARALAADGHRLVLLGRDEEKLHTVRAGLIEARPDSVVETTTCDLADPAGIPEAVERAAGCVPTVDAVVVAAGKFAEQGQLETDRAPRLQMLEVNFRSTIEFCECVRPHLLEGGGTLCVYTSVAAVRARGSVALYGATKAGLDYYLDGIGQRYQDRGLRVVRVRPGFVKTPMTAGLKPPAIANEPEETVASVMRALRHPRHIVYTPPVWRYVMTVIRLMPRWLLRRSGI; encoded by the coding sequence ATGAATATCCTGTTTCTTGGCGCGACCGGAGGCATGGGGCAGGTCCTGGCCCGTGCACTGGCGGCAGATGGGCATCGTCTGGTTCTGCTGGGTCGGGACGAGGAGAAACTCCACACGGTCAGAGCCGGACTCATCGAGGCACGCCCCGATTCCGTCGTTGAGACAACGACGTGCGACCTTGCGGATCCCGCCGGGATTCCAGAGGCCGTGGAGCGGGCGGCGGGCTGCGTTCCAACCGTCGATGCCGTCGTCGTGGCGGCGGGGAAATTCGCCGAACAGGGGCAGTTAGAGACCGACCGAGCGCCGCGGCTGCAGATGCTCGAGGTCAACTTCCGCTCTACCATCGAATTCTGCGAGTGTGTCCGACCCCACCTTCTCGAAGGCGGCGGCACCCTGTGTGTCTACACCTCGGTCGCCGCCGTCCGCGCCCGCGGATCGGTCGCACTCTACGGCGCGACGAAGGCCGGACTCGACTACTATCTCGACGGCATCGGCCAGCGTTACCAGGATCGGGGACTGCGGGTGGTCCGCGTCCGTCCGGGGTTCGTGAAGACGCCGATGACGGCGGGTCTCAAGCCACCCGCCATCGCCAACGAGCCGGAAGAGACGGTCGCGTCGGTCATGAGGGCGCTCCGGCATCCTCGACACATCGTCTATACACCACCGGTCTGGCGATACGTGATGACGGTCATCCGCCTCATGCCACGATGGTTGTTGCGTCGTAGCGGAATCTGA
- a CDS encoding dihydrofolate reductase — MIMIAAMSSDRVIGAGDRMPWAVPEEYAQFLSQVRDQCILMGRRSWEIFGADLVQSENLVLTRSDAVEGKARPVHSLDEAVTYAESRNQRLFVAGGASVYRLALPHATAMHLSTIHGDFEGDAVFPAFGPEEWTLRVERKYERYTYREFSR; from the coding sequence ATGATCATGATCGCCGCCATGTCATCGGACCGGGTGATTGGTGCCGGGGACCGGATGCCATGGGCGGTCCCGGAGGAATACGCGCAGTTTCTCAGCCAGGTGCGGGACCAGTGCATTCTCATGGGACGTCGATCCTGGGAGATCTTCGGCGCCGACCTGGTACAGAGCGAGAATCTGGTGCTCACGCGATCGGACGCGGTCGAAGGAAAAGCCCGCCCTGTGCACTCACTGGACGAGGCCGTAACCTACGCCGAGTCCCGCAACCAACGGCTGTTCGTGGCCGGTGGGGCGTCGGTGTACCGGCTGGCACTGCCCCACGCGACGGCGATGCATCTATCCACGATCCATGGCGATTTCGAGGGGGACGCGGTGTTCCCGGCGTTCGGTCCGGAGGAGTGGACATTGCGGGTAGAGCGTAAGTATGAACGCTATACCTACCGCGAGTTCAGTCGTTGA
- a CDS encoding superoxide dismutase family protein: MMQMRTLFVILSFAIVLIAAAGCDKAHQAAAEHAEAAHDALEGVHVPEGDPTVSATVDAKSGSTLTGSAEFYENDGMIILVLKVQNAPPGVHAVHLHDVGDCSADDGTSAGGHWNPTAVDHGAWGGEAFHLGDIGNFEVDETGAAEHTFNTDLWSIGSGDANDIVGRAIIIHEKQDDLTSQPTGAAGGRIGCGVVG; this comes from the coding sequence ATGATGCAAATGCGGACTCTCTTCGTCATCCTCTCGTTCGCGATCGTTCTGATCGCCGCGGCAGGCTGCGACAAGGCTCACCAGGCGGCTGCCGAACATGCCGAAGCCGCCCACGACGCTCTCGAAGGCGTCCATGTTCCTGAAGGGGACCCGACCGTGTCCGCGACGGTCGACGCCAAGAGTGGAAGCACGCTGACCGGTTCTGCGGAGTTCTACGAGAACGACGGCATGATCATTCTGGTCCTCAAGGTGCAGAACGCCCCACCCGGAGTTCACGCCGTTCATCTTCACGATGTCGGCGACTGCAGTGCCGACGATGGCACGTCTGCCGGAGGGCACTGGAACCCCACCGCGGTCGACCACGGTGCGTGGGGCGGCGAGGCGTTTCATCTCGGCGATATCGGGAACTTCGAGGTCGATGAGACCGGCGCCGCGGAGCACACCTTCAATACCGATCTCTGGTCCATTGGTTCCGGCGATGCCAATGATATCGTCGGCAGGGCGATCATCATTCACGAGAAACAAGACGATCTGACGTCACAGCCGACTGGCGCCGCTGGGGGACGCATCGGCTGCGGGGTCGTTGGTTAA
- a CDS encoding Re/Si-specific NAD(P)(+) transhydrogenase subunit alpha, with product MKSVGVVKETFPGERRVAIVPAIIPILSKAGFEIHCQRGAGEASGYEDANYAERGATLVDDRESVFSRCEILCQVRSLGANTDNGRSDLPLLRSGQAVFGMFEPLTERDSMNAIAERGVTQFAMEMIPRITRAQSMDVLSSMATIAGYKAVLIAAQHLPKMFPMLMTAAGTVSPAKVLVIGAGVAGLQAIASSKRMGAVVSAYDVRSAVKEEVESLGAKFVEMDLDSEGAQDAGGYAKALGEEFYRKQRELMTRVIAEQDVVITTAAVPGKKAPLLVTTPMVEAMHRGGVIVDLAAERGGNCELTEPGQTVERHNITIAGPLNIPSEIPFHASQMYAKNMATLLTHVFKDDGPDFEDEITRDTVVTHGGRITNERVLEVYGGQG from the coding sequence GTGAAATCTGTCGGCGTTGTTAAGGAGACTTTCCCGGGGGAGCGACGTGTCGCCATCGTCCCCGCGATCATCCCGATTCTCTCGAAGGCCGGTTTCGAGATCCACTGTCAGCGGGGCGCCGGCGAGGCGTCGGGCTACGAGGACGCGAACTACGCGGAGCGCGGAGCCACGCTGGTCGATGACCGCGAGTCCGTCTTCTCGCGCTGCGAGATCCTCTGTCAGGTTCGATCCCTCGGCGCCAATACCGATAACGGTCGCAGCGATCTACCGCTACTCCGGTCCGGCCAGGCCGTCTTCGGGATGTTCGAGCCGCTGACGGAGCGCGACTCGATGAACGCGATCGCCGAACGCGGCGTCACGCAGTTTGCCATGGAGATGATCCCGCGCATCACCCGTGCCCAGAGCATGGACGTGTTGTCGTCGATGGCGACGATCGCCGGTTACAAGGCCGTGCTCATCGCCGCCCAACACCTACCAAAGATGTTTCCGATGCTGATGACGGCTGCGGGCACGGTCAGTCCGGCGAAGGTCCTCGTGATCGGCGCGGGCGTCGCCGGACTACAGGCGATCGCCAGCTCCAAACGAATGGGCGCCGTCGTCTCCGCCTACGACGTGCGCTCCGCGGTGAAGGAAGAGGTCGAGAGCCTCGGCGCGAAGTTCGTCGAGATGGATCTCGATAGCGAGGGCGCGCAGGATGCAGGCGGGTACGCAAAGGCCCTCGGCGAAGAGTTCTACCGCAAACAACGCGAGCTGATGACCCGAGTCATCGCCGAGCAAGACGTCGTCATCACGACAGCAGCGGTCCCCGGGAAGAAGGCGCCGCTCCTCGTGACCACTCCGATGGTCGAGGCCATGCACCGTGGCGGGGTGATCGTCGACCTGGCGGCAGAGCGGGGCGGCAACTGCGAACTCACGGAACCCGGCCAGACGGTCGAGCGTCACAACATCACGATCGCCGGTCCGCTCAACATCCCCTCAGAGATTCCGTTCCACGCCAGCCAGATGTACGCGAAGAACATGGCGACGTTGCTGACACACGTATTCAAGGACGACGGACCCGACTTCGAGGATGAGATCACTCGTGACACCGTCGTGACGCATGGCGGTCGGATCACCAACGAGCGGGTTCTCGAGGTATACGGAGGCCAAGGCTGA
- a CDS encoding TIGR01777 family oxidoreductase — MSNDDRHRVAITGASGLVGRALCRSLSTTGHDVVRLVRRQPTAADEVLWNPATEEIDGRALEGIDAVVHLAGESVAGRRWTDPVKKRIRDSRVLGTRLLVRTLAGLDRPPAVLVSASATGFYGDRGDETLDETSDRGEGFLADVCGQWEAETDVLAQRGVRVVIPRLGVVLAGGGGALTKMLLPFRLGLGGRLGSGHQWMSWVGLEDLVGMLQMVIRDLRIDGVFNAVSPEPCTNREFTRTLGRVLGRPTLLPVPAFLLRWVAGEMADELLLAGARVYPRRLMDLGFEYRQSNIEETLRSELGRRRPEVS; from the coding sequence GTGAGTAACGACGACCGACACCGTGTTGCCATAACGGGAGCTTCGGGCCTCGTCGGTCGCGCCCTCTGTCGGTCGCTCTCCACGACGGGGCATGACGTTGTTCGGCTCGTCCGACGTCAGCCGACGGCTGCTGACGAGGTGTTATGGAACCCGGCGACCGAGGAGATCGACGGCCGTGCTCTTGAGGGGATCGACGCGGTTGTGCATCTCGCCGGAGAGAGCGTCGCCGGGCGGCGTTGGACCGATCCGGTCAAGAAACGTATCCGCGACAGTCGCGTGCTGGGGACGCGTCTTCTCGTGCGGACGCTGGCGGGACTTGACCGGCCTCCGGCGGTCCTCGTGTCTGCATCCGCAACGGGATTCTATGGAGACCGCGGCGACGAGACCCTCGACGAGACGTCCGACCGCGGGGAGGGGTTCCTGGCCGACGTTTGCGGTCAGTGGGAGGCCGAGACCGACGTGCTGGCTCAACGGGGTGTTCGTGTCGTGATTCCACGACTCGGCGTTGTCCTCGCGGGCGGCGGCGGCGCGCTGACAAAGATGTTGTTGCCGTTTCGTCTCGGTCTGGGTGGGCGTCTGGGGAGCGGGCACCAATGGATGAGTTGGGTGGGGCTCGAAGACCTTGTTGGAATGCTTCAGATGGTCATCCGTGATTTGCGGATCGACGGTGTCTTCAATGCTGTGTCGCCGGAACCGTGCACCAACCGCGAATTCACCAGGACACTCGGGCGTGTATTGGGTCGTCCGACTCTCCTCCCGGTGCCTGCATTTCTCCTGCGCTGGGTGGCGGGAGAGATGGCCGACGAGTTGTTGCTGGCCGGGGCACGGGTCTATCCGAGACGCCTGATGGATCTCGGTTTCGAGTATCGGCAGTCGAATATCGAGGAGACGTTGCGCTCCGAGTTGGGACGCCGGAGGCCGGAAGTTTCTTAA
- a CDS encoding PilZ domain-containing protein, protein MEWCKLCGAAHGTEVVCPVGLEPIEIERHTWRVNTDTPDGIVAIGVLLAPCDAGWRARILTYPNVLWLAPEGTVSLKFHGMDAKTTERQAIDFVRRHCRSKLWEMRDEVAVVHAEPLQAESGIETARVGGVPAPRRVRFLPVRYGVAAINEAAGTGDLSETGIFVITDRPATCGTRLNLALDLDEGSVDLQGVVRWGRAQHRVGRAPGMGIQLEDPPSAYLTYVRRLE, encoded by the coding sequence ATGGAGTGGTGCAAGCTTTGTGGCGCGGCCCACGGTACCGAGGTCGTCTGTCCGGTCGGACTCGAACCGATCGAGATAGAGCGTCATACGTGGCGGGTCAATACCGATACGCCCGACGGAATCGTGGCCATCGGCGTTCTTCTGGCTCCTTGTGACGCCGGCTGGCGAGCGCGAATTCTGACGTACCCGAATGTCCTCTGGCTGGCACCGGAGGGAACGGTCTCGTTGAAGTTTCACGGCATGGATGCGAAGACCACCGAGCGGCAGGCGATCGATTTCGTTCGTCGCCACTGCCGAAGCAAGTTGTGGGAAATGCGTGACGAGGTGGCAGTCGTGCATGCCGAGCCGCTGCAAGCGGAGTCCGGGATCGAGACCGCGAGGGTCGGTGGAGTCCCCGCGCCACGACGCGTGCGGTTCCTTCCCGTGCGCTACGGCGTCGCCGCCATCAACGAGGCCGCGGGGACCGGCGACCTCTCCGAGACCGGCATCTTCGTGATCACCGATCGACCCGCCACGTGTGGGACTCGACTGAACCTGGCTCTCGATCTGGATGAGGGTTCCGTCGACCTGCAGGGCGTCGTTCGTTGGGGTCGTGCCCAGCATCGAGTCGGGCGCGCGCCCGGCATGGGGATCCAACTGGAAGATCCGCCCTCGGCTTATCTGACCTACGTCCGCCGTCTGGAATGA
- a CDS encoding TatD family hydrolase encodes MIIDSHCHLTHKRLIDEVDAVVQRAAEVDVRAMVTIGTGVEDGRATRDLAHRFPGVVFATVGIDPFTAHAAGEAFDDRLDELDGLLTEGGYCALGEIGLDYHYDLDSRAVQAQRFEAQLEMARRHGLPVVIHVREAHEDMAAILRNHPQVCGVIHSFTAGPLEAETYLGLGWYLAFNGVVTFKNADDVREAALQAPSDRLIVETDSPYLAPMPRRGKRCEPGWVRDTLAFVATLRGSSVDELARSTSVATNRLFQLGLSA; translated from the coding sequence TTGATCATCGACAGCCACTGCCATCTGACCCACAAGCGACTCATCGACGAGGTCGACGCCGTCGTGCAGCGCGCCGCGGAAGTTGACGTTCGAGCCATGGTGACGATCGGCACCGGAGTCGAGGATGGTCGCGCGACTCGAGACCTCGCTCATCGTTTTCCCGGCGTCGTCTTCGCGACGGTGGGCATCGACCCGTTCACGGCACACGCCGCTGGGGAGGCATTCGATGATCGTCTGGACGAGCTCGACGGCCTCTTGACCGAGGGCGGCTACTGCGCGTTGGGTGAGATCGGTCTGGACTACCACTACGACCTCGACTCGCGGGCGGTGCAGGCCCAGCGGTTCGAGGCGCAGCTCGAGATGGCAAGACGTCACGGGCTGCCGGTCGTGATTCATGTTCGTGAGGCCCACGAGGACATGGCCGCGATCCTGCGGAACCATCCGCAGGTGTGTGGCGTGATCCACAGCTTCACGGCGGGTCCTCTCGAGGCCGAGACCTACCTGGGCCTGGGCTGGTATCTGGCCTTCAACGGTGTGGTGACCTTCAAGAACGCGGACGACGTTCGCGAGGCGGCGCTCCAGGCGCCCTCGGACCGCCTGATCGTCGAAACGGACAGTCCCTATCTGGCGCCCATGCCAAGGCGTGGGAAGCGTTGTGAGCCCGGCTGGGTGCGCGACACCCTGGCGTTTGTCGCCACTCTCCGGGGGAGTTCCGTGGACGAATTGGCGCGAAGCACGTCCGTCGCGACCAATCGGCTATTCCAACTCGGCCTCTCGGCGTAA
- the gdhA gene encoding NADP-specific glutamate dehydrogenase → MSELLNGLLQDVKAKNPAEPEFHQAVHEVVESLEVVLDRHPEYRAARIAERIIEPERVIMFRIPWMSDAGEVQVNRGFRVEMNSSIGPYKGGLRFHPSVNLGILKFLAFEQVFKNALTTLPMGGGKGGSDFDPKGKSDNEVMRFCQSFMSELFRHIGPNTDVPAGDIGVGGREIGFLFGQYKRLANEFTGVLTGKGLAWGGSLIRPEATGYGTVYFAAEMLATKNQTLEGKVCLVSGSGNVAQYTTEKLLDLGARVVTLSDSSGVIYDESGIDRKKLQWVMDLKNNRRGRIAEYTDQFKGAVYTETAADAASNPLWNHKADCAFPSATQNEINDKDAAHLLANGVNVVSEGANMPTSIDGINQFVDAGILYGPGKAANAGGVAVSGLEMAQNSMRHAWSREEVDGKLHGIMQAIHGTCVEAADRFGTPGNYVNGANIAGFLKVADSMMDQGLV, encoded by the coding sequence ATGAGCGAGTTGTTGAACGGACTCCTGCAAGATGTGAAGGCCAAGAATCCGGCAGAGCCGGAGTTTCACCAAGCAGTCCACGAGGTCGTCGAGTCTCTCGAGGTCGTGCTCGACCGTCATCCTGAATACCGGGCAGCACGCATCGCCGAGAGGATCATCGAGCCGGAACGGGTCATCATGTTTCGCATCCCGTGGATGAGCGACGCAGGCGAAGTGCAGGTCAATCGTGGCTTTCGCGTCGAGATGAACAGTTCCATCGGACCGTACAAGGGCGGGCTTCGTTTCCATCCGTCGGTCAACCTCGGGATCCTGAAGTTCCTCGCGTTCGAACAGGTATTCAAGAACGCCCTGACGACTCTCCCGATGGGTGGCGGCAAGGGCGGCTCCGACTTCGATCCCAAGGGCAAGAGCGACAACGAGGTGATGAGGTTCTGTCAGAGCTTCATGTCGGAGTTGTTCCGACACATCGGACCCAACACCGACGTCCCCGCCGGAGATATCGGCGTGGGGGGGCGAGAGATCGGCTTCCTGTTCGGCCAGTACAAACGACTCGCCAATGAGTTTACCGGAGTGCTTACTGGCAAGGGACTGGCGTGGGGTGGTTCACTGATTCGTCCCGAAGCGACGGGATACGGGACGGTCTACTTCGCCGCAGAGATGCTAGCGACGAAGAACCAGACTCTGGAAGGCAAGGTCTGCCTCGTCTCCGGCAGCGGCAACGTCGCGCAGTACACGACAGAGAAGCTACTCGACCTTGGCGCTCGGGTCGTGACGCTGTCCGACTCCAGTGGTGTGATCTACGACGAGTCTGGAATCGATCGAAAGAAACTGCAGTGGGTCATGGACCTCAAGAACAATCGACGCGGTCGGATCGCGGAGTACACCGATCAGTTCAAGGGGGCCGTCTACACCGAGACGGCGGCCGACGCGGCGTCCAACCCTCTGTGGAACCACAAGGCCGATTGCGCATTCCCGTCAGCGACGCAGAACGAGATCAACGACAAGGATGCCGCTCATCTGCTCGCCAACGGCGTCAACGTGGTCTCCGAGGGCGCCAACATGCCGACGTCGATCGACGGCATCAACCAATTCGTCGATGCCGGAATTCTCTACGGACCCGGAAAGGCAGCCAACGCCGGCGGCGTTGCCGTTTCCGGCCTCGAGATGGCGCAGAACAGCATGCGGCACGCATGGAGTCGCGAGGAAGTCGACGGAAAACTACACGGAATCATGCAGGCGATCCATGGGACCTGCGTCGAGGCCGCCGACAGGTTTGGAACCCCCGGGAACTACGTCAATGGTGCCAACATCGCGGGCTTCCTCAAGGTTGCCGATTCGATGATGGACCAGGGACTCGTTTGA
- a CDS encoding FAD-binding oxidoreductase, with protein sequence MRDMKRRLSGWGRYPTVEAEERFAPRLTDITDGAVLTRAYGRSYGDASLPAAGDGPVANARSSHRVLGFDAATGLLHAEAGFGLEELNRRFWDEGWAAPVTPGTAQVSVGGMIASDVHGKNHHVAGTLGHFVESIEIQTADGQIHTVGQGDAEGLFAATVGGMGLTGHILSARLRLESIASPWIHQHIRVCRDLDGLLEGLAQESRRSPMTVAWADALAGGGSMGRGIVIGGRWAERGEAPERAQPRATGFRLPFDLPGPTLARWNIGLLNRIYFARNRRREGDGLVSAREFFYPLDGVQNWNRAYGRRGFTQYQCVLPRAEARQSVVRIFDELRRLRIASFLTVIKDCGESSIGLLSFPMPGISVALDLPMIRGETAGWVAALDRVVVECGGRIYLAKDALTGRDAFAAMEGERIRRFDEARRRFDPDRRIRSALSRRLLEGR encoded by the coding sequence ATGCGCGATATGAAGCGGCGTCTTTCGGGCTGGGGTCGATACCCGACGGTCGAGGCCGAAGAGCGATTCGCCCCACGATTGACCGATATCACCGACGGGGCGGTCCTTACCCGCGCCTATGGCCGGTCCTATGGCGATGCCTCGCTGCCGGCAGCGGGGGACGGACCCGTCGCCAACGCCCGGTCCTCGCATCGGGTTCTTGGGTTCGATGCAGCGACCGGTCTCCTCCACGCAGAGGCAGGATTCGGTCTGGAAGAGCTCAATCGTCGGTTCTGGGATGAAGGCTGGGCCGCTCCGGTCACTCCGGGAACGGCCCAGGTCTCGGTCGGTGGGATGATCGCGTCCGATGTTCACGGCAAGAACCACCATGTCGCGGGCACCCTCGGTCATTTTGTCGAGTCCATCGAGATTCAGACCGCAGATGGGCAGATTCACACGGTCGGCCAGGGGGATGCCGAGGGGTTGTTCGCCGCCACCGTCGGGGGGATGGGGCTGACGGGCCATATCCTCTCCGCCCGGCTTCGGCTGGAGTCGATCGCGAGTCCCTGGATCCATCAGCACATCCGTGTGTGTCGGGATCTGGATGGCCTTCTCGAGGGGCTGGCACAGGAGAGTCGGCGGTCCCCGATGACGGTCGCCTGGGCCGACGCGTTGGCGGGCGGTGGATCGATGGGTCGCGGCATCGTCATCGGTGGTCGCTGGGCGGAACGGGGGGAGGCGCCCGAACGTGCCCAGCCGCGTGCCACCGGTTTTCGACTGCCGTTCGACCTGCCGGGTCCGACCCTGGCCCGCTGGAACATCGGCCTCCTGAACCGGATCTACTTCGCCCGTAATCGTCGTCGCGAGGGCGACGGACTCGTCTCGGCCCGGGAGTTCTTCTATCCACTCGATGGCGTCCAGAACTGGAATCGCGCCTACGGGCGACGGGGATTTACCCAGTACCAGTGCGTGCTGCCCCGGGCGGAGGCGAGGCAATCGGTCGTTCGGATTTTCGACGAACTGCGTCGCCTGCGAATCGCGTCCTTCCTGACCGTGATCAAGGATTGCGGCGAATCCAGCATCGGCCTGTTGTCGTTTCCGATGCCGGGTATCAGCGTCGCGTTGGATCTCCCGATGATTCGGGGCGAGACTGCGGGCTGGGTCGCGGCGCTGGATCGCGTGGTCGTCGAGTGCGGCGGGCGAATCTATCTGGCCAAGGACGCCCTCACCGGGCGCGACGCGTTCGCCGCGATGGAAGGCGAGCGCATCCGACGGTTCGATGAGGCACGGAGGAGATTCGACCCCGATCGAAGGATCCGGAGCGCGTTATCGCGGCGCTTGCTGGAGGGACGATGA